The Oceanimonas doudoroffii genome contains the following window.
CTCCGCGGACAGCGAGAGCACGTCGTTGAGAGAGGCGGCCGACTGCGCCTGGTTCAGATCCAGGGTGTTATCCCTCAGTGCGATAAGCAGCCGTTGCCAGCGTTCCAGATGCGGTTGAATCCTATTTTCGTCGCCGGCAGTGCGTGCACCATAGAGTACGAAGGGGGGCAAGTAATGCATGCCGCAAATGCGAGCGGTCTGCTCCAGAGGGCGCATTAACTCCCTCAGGCTGAAGTGGTTGAACCCCTCGGCGCAATAGGCATCGGCGTTCGCTCCGGCGGTGGTGACACTGAGAAAGATTTTGTCTTTCAGTGCGGTGCCGCCGGCGCCATAGGCAAACCCATATTCCAGCACCAGATCCTGCCATTCCTTGAGAATGGCCGGCGTGGAATACCAGTAGAGGGGATGCATAAAGATAACGATCTCATGCTGACGCAGGCGCTGCTGTTCCTTGTCGATATCGATGGCGAAGTTGGGGTACTCCGCGTAAAGATCGATAACAGAGACACCGTCAACCTGTCGTGCCGTTGCCAGCAGGGGAGCATTGGCCTCTGATCGATGAAGCGAAGGATGAGCAAACAGGATCAGAATATTACGCGGCATTCAATGCTCCCCTGCGAGGTTTCATATGCATCAGCCAGCGGGACAGGGCGCACCGCCATCAATCCATAGTGTCATGGCCTGGGCAAAATCCTGGTGGGAGCCGGGCGCCGGGATGCGATTCAGCCCGGGGTCCCA
Protein-coding sequences here:
- a CDS encoding NAD(P)H-dependent oxidoreductase, whose translation is MPRNILILFAHPSLHRSEANAPLLATARQVDGVSVIDLYAEYPNFAIDIDKEQQRLRQHEIVIFMHPLYWYSTPAILKEWQDLVLEYGFAYGAGGTALKDKIFLSVTTAGANADAYCAEGFNHFSLRELMRPLEQTARICGMHYLPPFVLYGARTAGDENRIQPHLERWQRLLIALRDNTLDLNQAQSAASLNDVLSLSAEDM